DNA from Musa acuminata AAA Group cultivar baxijiao chromosome BXJ1-5, Cavendish_Baxijiao_AAA, whole genome shotgun sequence:
CTATAAACTAAAATTGAGCAACTGATAGGAGGATAGCGAACTAGCTAAATAACTAATAAAAATAGTGAATTGAGACCAAGTGGAATTTGAAATTACCTAAACCAAAGCTTGGCCAAATTTGACCCATATTACAACTTAATTGAACAAAAACTTAAAGAAATAAGACATGAATTGAGTAAGTGCAGGCTTAGCTACCGAAATGAAACAGATTACACTCAGACGTTGAGTATCACATGATTTGTTGCTAGCCACATGGTGCAAATGAATTCAATTTATGCTTCTCCAAAACCTGTATATTTTTATTTGCAAATTTTCATTCACAATTTGTCAGAGCATGTTTTTATATGTGAATACGCTTGTTTCTTGTTTCCTTATTTTATGTTCTGATGACAATtttctttaaaatatttaaaacctATATTTAAATTCTACAGGTATAGAGCCTCAAATGCAGGAAGATTTCCTGCAGTTACTTATGTCCTACGAGAGACTGGTGGGTCTTATTACAGTCTAAAACTGATTGTACAAGAAATAGAGTACAACAATAAGTTGTCCTCCTTAAATAAGGGGACTGTTCAGTTGCGAAAAGCAGAAGACATTAATCAAAATTCAGATGCCAAAGAAGTGTCCTCTACATCTGTCAGAGATGAAACCTTGAAATCAGTCATTGATAGCAAAGTAAGGAACAACAATCATCAAGACAGATGAACAGTTTGATccaatgaatattttttttatcaaattatctCAAATAGAGGCAGTTGACTGTGCAACTAAGTATTTTTGACATTCTGGATGTGTTTTGGCTGTTCATTATCAACATTGTGTAAATGATTTATCTAACTATTTCTCTTTATTTCTTGGaccatatttctttttataatgtGTCAATTCTAGTTCGATTGCTATATCTTTTACATCATGTAATGTTTAGGTGGTTCATCAGTTAAATGTTTATATTGGGACAGATAGCTAGCTATATGATGGCTCAGTAAGATTATGGCATCTAAAGTCATGGATATGTCTAAAGTTAGTGGGATCTGGGATCTCATTGTGATCAAGGGCTGTAGAAAGGTTACTATAGTCAGCCTAAGTAAGTTCAGATGGCAGCTAATTATTTGCTTATTCTAAATGATCTCTTTCTTTGCACAAGAGAATTTTCCATCTCCCATTTTCTACCTTTTTCCTACACTAATTATCTTTTTCCGCTCTATTATTACTTTGTTTAATTTTCTCTCTTATATTAAAGATTAAAACCCTATGTCTCTCTCCCTCTTTATCTTTCaatctttgtttctttttttgtaatttgattatttgaataaaTGCTGCTATTGCCAATGTTTTTTTACTTAGCTATTTTATGGGTTGTTCACAGTTAGTCTGAAGGTTAGGCATTCTCTTCATATAATCCTTTCTCTTTAAGGTGAAGATATTTGTTTTCATTATCGTCAATGGTGGATCACATTGTCCTGCGATCCTGTCTTCATGCTGTAGAAAAGTGCTTACTTGTAAATTGTTTGTGAAATATTTGGAATTGCATCTGACATCATTATTGGttttaagagttttttttttttgggactgTTGTTTGCTTTTGTTTAATTGCAAGTCTCTTTTTCACTCTTCCTGTGTGCATTTGTATTGCAAATCAAATGAAGTACTTTCTCCTAAAGACTTTGGTAAACAGAGTTCTCAAGATAATGATTGGATTCTGGAATGTACCAATAATAATTTCTTTTGACATTTTTTTTCATGGAAATGCCTTATTATATAAAGCTGACAAGAGTTGCTTTTTTATATATGCATGTAGCTTTTGcttataaattttctttttttcaggATGAACCATCAGTCTCTCTGAAATTGGGAATTGAAACAAAAACCTCAATGTCTTCTTCCGGAGAATCTGTGGGCTCCAGAAAAGAGATAAGCACTAAAGACTCTTCACATGATGCACCTTCCCCAAAGGTAGTTAAAGATACAGGAAATCATGGAGTTTCGGTGACAGAGGAACGTCGTAGGTAAGCTTGCTTTTTCACTTATCCTATGTCAAGTTCATTTTCTTATTTCTTCTTGATATTACACTTCCAAGGATCTAATGGTTTAGATCCTGTATCTGTAGCAAATAATTCCAATACTAACTACCATGATTTCCCAATGCATACATTGTCTTGGTCCTTCTCCTTCCATATGCTGTTTTATGATTCTACAAGAAACTCCATTAAGAATTCGAACATGAACTTCTTGTCCTATGGTCTTGATTTATGTGGCTATAAAGAATCTGTAGATGTATTTTCAAGTGGTTGCCCAGTTTATCATGCATAATGTGGCTATATATCATCGTCAGCAAACTAATTTTTTTGATAATACTAGTCTAGCCTGTTGTGCCTGTCTTCAGATAAATTCAGATGCTGAATACTGCCTTGCTGGTTTTCTCTCTGTAGTGATCATCATAGAAGTTCCGAGCAAGGATTTTCATCAAGGACGGCAAACTTGTGGGGAAACTTAAGGTCATTAGCAGATGGGATCATTAGCCTCTGGAGAAAAATGTAGGTCTTGATCATATTCTCAGCAAATTGGTATTTCCAATGGAGATTGGATTGCCTCTTCTCACTATGTAATGCTGATCTTGGTGCTGCGGAGGAGGGTGCCTTTCAACTTTTCCAGTGTTTGTTTCTGCAAGTTAGTTGCTTCAGTCATCAGGCATTTTCGATCTAATGATGAAACAATGAAAGATTGTCCTGTGACAACCCTTGCATCGTTTTTGTGGCACATGCTGTGCTCTACAATAATTAGTCACTATGTGTGCACTTTCACTTGTCTTCTAGGTTGATTTTGGTGCTTCATGAAGTTTGATTCAGGCTTAAACTAGTAGTACATCCTTGAGCAATTTAGAAGTTTTGAATCTATTACGAATATTGTTCGTTCCTGACATAGGTGATCAGGATTTGAGTTGTGATAATTATCTTTCTGGTTACAGTTTGAAATTTGTGCACATCTATCTGCTTCGTATCCCACATTGGTGGAATCATATTATTACATTGACATGTAATTAGAGCAAAAAATAATGGGTACACTATCTCATCGTTCACCCAAATTTTATCGAAACCAAGAGTTTATCAAGTTGAGAAATGGCTATAATAGTTATCGATCATTTTGTCATAGTATCTCGGCCGTATGTGTCATCGTTGGAACGTGCGCAAATCTACGGCCGGGGTAGCAAGTTTCGGATTGGGACTCGAACAATCAGTCCAGCGACACATTGGTCTGTTGCCGCTGCCATCTCATGGCGTGCTTTCGGCTCCCGACGTTGGGTATCTTCCCCCTCCGCGTCTCCGCCCCCTCTCGGCGCCTCGCCCGTCGAAGAATTCGGTCTCTGCTGAAACCGTCGAGTTGCAATGCGAGGCGTTTCGGCTCGGTGGCGGCTTCTACGGTCCAAAGATTCGATTGGGACGACGTCGTTCGCATCGCCGAGGAGGTCCAGGAAGACGACGACCCTTCTGATCTCCGTGGGTATTTCGAGAAAGTTCGCCACTGCAACCGTGGATCTGTACGCCTTTTTTCTCCGCtgttcttcttgttcttgttgttCGGCCGAAATTAGGTTATTCTTTCCTCTGTTTTTTGATAGTTTGCGTTGATGTGGTTGTTTGTTCCGGGAATATGAGCAGGAATTGAAATCAGAGTTCGTTCCCTTTCTTGTCGAGGATCAGATTGTTGGTTACATACATAATGGGTATGTGCTGTTGGCTTCAGTATCTGATTATTTCAAGAAACTGTGGACGTTGAAGAAAGTGAATTTTTTATCAAGCAATCAGTTTTCGTGTTTTTAATCTCGTCTTAGATTTGTTTCATATAGAAACTTCTTGAAATTACAAATTTTAATTCATTTATATATTGCATCTACAAGTCATACACTTTAGAATCAGGGCGTATGTTCcctctatattatttttttatcacaaaAATGATGCGCAAAATTCTGATTT
Protein-coding regions in this window:
- the LOC103984605 gene encoding uncharacterized protein LOC103984605, whose protein sequence is MLTAARGRAFSSSPVSSSSKWVFIGLSSELLQSNSRGRCKSFAASVPPGPFKPQKGKRLTKQERRTLVKSFVDKYRASNAGRFPAVTYVLRETGGSYYSLKLIVQEIEYNNKLSSLNKGTVQLRKAEDINQNSDAKEVSSTSVRDETLKSVIDSKDEPSVSLKLGIETKTSMSSSGESVGSRKEISTKDSSHDAPSPKVVKDTGNHGVSVTEERRSDHHRSSEQGFSSRTANLWGNLRSLADGIISLWRKM